The nucleotide sequence TGTTGATAGGCAAGAATAAAAATATAGTTGAAAATATAACCATTTATAATAAATATAGTAATTAACAGGAGGCCAAAAAATGGCAGAAAATAAAAAAAGTAAAATAATCGGCATTATAGGAGGGAGCGGTATGTATGAGATGGAGGGTATAAAAGGTGTTAAAGAAATACGATTAGAAACACCTTATGGGGATCCATCGGATGCCTACATTATAGGTGAATACAATGATGCAGAGTTTATATTTCTACCGCGTCACGGCAAAGGACATCGTATACTTCCATCAGAGATAAACTTCAGAGCAAATATTTATGGTATGAAGATGCTTGGAGTAGAATGGATAATATCTGTAAGTGCGGTAGGGAGTATGAAAGAGGATATAAAGCCGGGAGATATTGTTATACCGGATCAGTTTATAGATTTAACAAAAAAGAGAGAATCAACCTTTTTTGGTAATGGCATTGTCTCGAGTATTTCTATGGCAGACCCTGTATGCCCTGTTTTGTCGGGAGAGCTGTATAGCGCAGGCAAAAAGCTTGGTATAACAACACACAAGGGAGGTACATATGTATGTATTGAAGGACCGCAGTTTTCTTCAAGGGCGGAATCAAAGTTATACAGACAATGGGGTGTGGATATAATAGGAATGACAAATATGCCGGAGGCAAAACTCGCACGAGAGGCGGAGATTTGCTATGCAACGATCGCACTTGCAACAGACTATGATTGCTGGTATCAAGGTATGAAGGATGTTGAAGTGAATGAGATTGTTAAAACGATGCAAGAAAATATAGAAAAGGCGAAAAGTATTATAAAGGCAGTTATCCCTATAATTGATCATTCAAGGGTATGCTCATGTTCTCATGCACTCCGGGATAGCTTTATGACATCAACTTCACTCATCTCCGAAAAGATCAAAAAAGATTTAAAACCCATCATAGGAGATTATATAAAATGAAAAAAAATTTCATAAGAATATGTATATGGGCAAGTTTTATACTAACTTCATGTGCAGTTAACAGTACTACAGGCACAGTAGTAACGATTAATCAAAACAATCAAGATAGGTTTGAAGAGCAAAAGATGTTTACCGTAAACCTGATTCCGCCGGAAGGAGGTAAGTCTATCTGGGAAGGTAAGAAGTTAGAACCCCCTTACAGCAAACAGGTTTTACCTGGTAAGACATATAATGTTCAAGTAGAAACAGCGGATGGAGTTATATATGATGGCAGTATTAAGGTACTTGCAGATGGGGGTAGTATAGGGAAATATCCTGGTTATGATGTAAGACTTTTAAAATATATCAGAGGGATCATTAAACAAGAAAAACATATTTCTTTTTATCTAAACTCTCCGGCAGGCAGGCAGGTACTTTTGGTAACTTTTATATCGCATTAAATCAAAATAATACATATTAAACCGTAAATGGAAACACGGAATTATGAGCAGGGGCGGGTTAAATCCGTCCCTGCCAGCTAGTCAAATTCTACAGATACTCACTTCAGACTTTTGATATAAGCAATAATATCGTCGATCTCTATAGGACTGAGCTTACCTTTAAAAGAAGGCATGACATGTGCGGGAAAACCTTTTACATTATAATCGTCCGGATCAAGGATCTTGTTCTTTATAAATTTATCATCAACAACTATCTTTTCTTCTTTTCCACCTATGTTAACGAATTCTTTTTTACCATACAAACCCTTGTAAGATGGTCCCACAAGTGTAGTACCATTGGCAGTATGGCATGCTGTACAACCTTTTTCTTGAACAATCTGTAAACCTTTTGCAGCACTACCTTCTGCTACCTTTGCTCCCATAGCCTGAGAAACAACCGAAATTCCTGCTATAATCATTATAGCCATAAGCACTGTAAACTTTATTCTTTTTACCATATCATCCTCCTGATAACTAAAATATATGTGCTTCTTAAACCAACAGAGGTACATATAAAATTATTGTTCTTATAATACAAACTAAAACAAATATTCAAGTTTTATTGCAGTTACATCAAAATCAGACGGTGATATATTTGATGTTGGGACTTGAGCAAGTGCTGCATATTGTGCAACCCCTGGGTTATACTTCATAAAGAATGAATGTTCCAACAGTAAATTGACATTCTGGTATGGATACCATGATAGTCCTGCAACAAGAGATTGGACATCCATATCACTTACCTGAGAGGAGCTTGTTGAAAGATACTTTACATATGCCCCATAAGTTCTCTTGTAATAATAATCTGCCATAACACCCAGGCCGTTCCTGCTCACAGAGGTACCACTGTTCGAAAAACTGGTTCCGGAGTACTGATCTACTCCATAAAACTTACTATCATTCTCTGATTGATAAAGTACATAAAGTTCTGCAAGATTGTTGTTGGCAAGATACTGTGCCTGCAGGTCAACGCCATAGTTCGTATAATTATCAAGATAATTTGGATTTACCAGAGATGAAATAGGCTGAGTCATCCTCTCATTGCCAAAATATCCGAATCCGCCGATTTCTACATATACATTATTAAACTCAGGTAAGTAATAAGACACGCGAACACCGGGATCAACAGTGCTTGAGCCATTGAATACCCCGGTTCCAGCCACTCCTCCCTGAACATATCCGGTCAA is from Deltaproteobacteria bacterium and encodes:
- a CDS encoding cytochrome c translates to MVKRIKFTVLMAIMIIAGISVVSQAMGAKVAEGSAAKGLQIVQEKGCTACHTANGTTLVGPSYKGLYGKKEFVNIGGKEEKIVVDDKFIKNKILDPDDYNVKGFPAHVMPSFKGKLSPIEIDDIIAYIKSLK
- the mtnP gene encoding S-methyl-5'-thioadenosine phosphorylase; translation: MAENKKSKIIGIIGGSGMYEMEGIKGVKEIRLETPYGDPSDAYIIGEYNDAEFIFLPRHGKGHRILPSEINFRANIYGMKMLGVEWIISVSAVGSMKEDIKPGDIVIPDQFIDLTKKRESTFFGNGIVSSISMADPVCPVLSGELYSAGKKLGITTHKGGTYVCIEGPQFSSRAESKLYRQWGVDIIGMTNMPEAKLAREAEICYATIALATDYDCWYQGMKDVEVNEIVKTMQENIEKAKSIIKAVIPIIDHSRVCSCSHALRDSFMTSTSLISEKIKKDLKPIIGDYIK